From the genome of Nicotiana sylvestris chromosome 2, ASM39365v2, whole genome shotgun sequence, one region includes:
- the LOC138886181 gene encoding uncharacterized protein: MEEEAESFVAKCDKCQRYGNNMHRPAELLHPVISPWPFMKWGMDIVGPLPQAKGQVKFLLVLTDYFTKWVEAGAFKQAESTNKVIINNLKKWLEESKGNWPEVLPGVLWAYRTTAKTSTGETPFLLVYGAEDLIPVEIGEPSTWFTQATQESNDEEMRVNLDSS, from the exons atggaagaagaggcagaaagTTTCGtagccaaatgtgataaatgccagaggtacggtaacaatatgcatagacctgcagaATTATTACATCCAGTCATTTCgccgtggccatttatgaaatggggaatggatatcgtaggaccattaccgcaagcaaaaggacaggtaaagtttttgcttgttctcactgattattttactaaatgggtagaggcaggcGCAttcaaacag gcagaatcaacgaacaaagtcattatcaacaacttaaaGAAATGgctagaggaatcaaaaggaaacTGGCCTGAAGTattacctggagttttatgggcttatcgcacaactgcaaaaacaagtacaggtgAAACACCATTtttattggtttatggagctgaggatttaattccagttgagataggggaaccaagtacatGGTTCACACAGGCAACACAAGAgtctaatgacgaggagatgcgggtcaatctAGATTCCAGTTGA